From Penaeus vannamei isolate JL-2024 chromosome 37, ASM4276789v1, whole genome shotgun sequence, one genomic window encodes:
- the LOC138859599 gene encoding uncharacterized protein codes for MIERGAVSLKFDEEHRQCIDVCDLSCTITKEKRRKPKPRRGKGKRFRNMPQPPPHPPTPRHHRRPRQAARDHASSTRVTKNRISVDTTTWSTNDPQRTRTCASAGLHHTSFFCHFFLW; via the exons ATGATAGAACGAGGCGCTGTGTCTCTGAAGTTCGACGAGGAGCATCGACAGTGTATCGACGTCTGCGACCTCTCATGCACCATCACcaaagagaaacggaggaagCCCAAACCACGACGTGGAAAGGGGAAGCGATTCAGGAATATGCCTcagcctcccccccatccccccaccccccgccaccaCCGTCGACCTCGTCAGGCAGCCAGGGACCATGCCTCCTCGACGAGAGTGACGAAGAATCGG ATTAGCGTTGATACCACCACATGGTCAACCAATGACCCACAAAGGACAAGGACCTGCGCATCAGCTGGACTCCATCACACTtcctttttctgtcatttttttctgtggTAG